The Stigmatella aurantiaca DW4/3-1 genome contains the following window.
CCACGGACGTCCTGGGCGCGGTGCTCATTCGCGCCGGAGGAGCTCCCCTTCCCACCCTCGTCGAGCGGCTCATCACCCGCCCCCTGGGGCTGACCGACACCGCCTTCACCGTGAAAGCGCCCGCACGGCTCGCCGCGGCCTACACCGATGAGCGCCCTGCCCCGGCCCGCGTCGATGGCTACCGGCTCGTCCGCACGGAGACGATGAACCTGCGCGTGGATCCAAGCCGTGCCTTCCACCCCCAAGCGTTTCCCTCGGGCGGGGCCGGCATGATCGGCACCGCGAAGGACTTCCTGACGTTTCTGGAGGCGGTGCGCACAGGCACCCTCCCAGGCCTGAAGAAGGCCACCCTGGCCCAGATGACAACCAACCAAGTGGGCACCCTGCGGCAGCCCACCGACCCGGGCCGGGGCTTCACCTTCGGCGCCTCCGTGCTCGTTGATCCGGCGCGGGCCCACAGCCCCCAATCCCCGGGCACCTTCCACTGGGGGGGCGTTTACGGACACAGCTGGTTCGTCGACCCCGAGCGCCGCCTCACCGTCATCGCCCTCACCAACACCTTTCCCGAGGGCATGTCGGGCACCTTCCCCACGGCGGTGAGAGACGCTCTCTACGCGCCCCGTTAACGCGTTGCATCGTGAAGACACACCCCGCGGGTAACGCACCGCATCGTGTCTGATGTTTCACGCTCAGCGCCCTTTCCGGGAATTTATTGAGGTCCCCACTATCGGACAGACTACATTCCCCGTCGCCCACTTTCCTGGAAAGGGATTCGGCTACTCCAGGGCTGTGAACGCTCACAGCGTGGCACCCACCCGGAACACAAGGCAGAGGGAATGCTCGCTCAATCAATCAGGCGCGGTGGAGGACTGCTCGCCCTGGCAGGCTCGTTGTGGCTCGGCATGCCAGGGGAGGCTCAGGCACAAACCTATGTCCACCTGTTCGAGTGGAGATGGGCAGATGTCGCCAAGGAATGCGAGACATTCCTGGGGCCCAAGGGCTACACCGCCGTCCAGGTCTCTCCGCCCAACGAGCACATCTCGGGCGGGGAGTGGTGGGCGCGCTATCAGCCGGTGAGCTACAAGCTGGACAGCCGCGGGGGCACCCGGGCGCAGTTCATCGACATGGTCCAGCGCTGCAACGCGGCAGGCGTCGCCATCTACGCGGACCTGGTCATCAACCACACCGCCGCCGGGAGCGGGGGGACTGGCTCCGGAGGCTCCACCTGGAGCAACCGGCGCCACCCGATGTTCAGCCCCCAGGACTACCACTCGCCCATCTGCACCATCAGCAACTACCAGGATGCCTGGAACGTGCAGAATTGCGATCTCGTGGGCCTGCCGGACCTGAACACCGGCGCGAGCTACGTGCAGCAGACGATCGCCAACTACGTCAATGACCTGACCTCCATTGGCGTGAAGGGCTACCGCATTGACGCCGCCAAGCACATGAGCTCCGGGGACATCTCGGGCATCAAGGGCCGGTTCACCGGCTCGCCCTACATCTTCCAGGAGGTGATTGATCTGGGCGGCGAGGCGGTGACGGCCAGCCAGTACTTCGGCAATGGGGCGGTGACGGAGTTCAAGTACAGCGCCAACATTGGCACCCAGTTCAAGACGGGCCAGCTCAAGAACCTGAATGCCTTTGGCGAGAGCTGGGGCTTCATGGCCAGCGACCGGGCGGTGGTGTTCACCGACAACCACGACAACCAGCGGGGCCATGGCGCGGGCGGCGCCAACGTCCTGACCTACAAGGACGGCAACCTCTACACGCTGGCCAACGTCTTCATGCTGGGCTGGCCGTATGGGTACCCCCAGGTCATGTCCAGCTATGCCTTCACCAACACGGATGCGGGGCCTCCGGGCGGCAGCGTCCACAACGGCTCGAACGTCGACTGCTTCGGCAGCGCCTGGCAGTGCGAGCACCGCTGGCGGCCCATCGCCAACATGGTGACCTTCCGGAAGACGACCCAGGGCGCGGCCGTGTCGCGGTGGTGGGACAACGGCAACAACCAGGTGGCCTTCGCGCGCACCGGCAAGGGTTTCGTGGTCATCAACCGCGAGGGCGGCACGCTCAGCCGCTCCTTCGCCACGGGCCTGCCCGCTGGCACCTACTGCAACATCATCACCGGTGACTTCGCCAATGGCACGTGCTCGGGGAGCACCCTCACGGTGGATGCGGCCGGCAACGCGTCCTTCAGCGTGCCGGGCATGACGGCGGCCGCCATCCACATCAACGCCAAGGGCAGCAGCGGAGGCGGAGGGGGTGGCTACACCAAGAACTATCCCCAGGTGTACTTCCGGGGCACCCCCAACAACTGGGGGGTCACGGCCATGACGCTGGTGGCCAACAACACCTGGAGGACCACGGCCACCTTCGGGAGCACCACCACCGAGCGATTCAAGTTCGACATCTACGGGGACTGGACGGTGAACTTCGGCGATACCCAGAGGGACGGCATCGCAGAGAGCGGCGGCGGCGACATCCCCATCCCCCAGGCGGGCACCTACACCCTCACCTTCAATGACAGCACCCTCGCCTACACCGCGCAGCGCGACTCCGGAGGAGGTGGCGGAGGCACCGTGGCCGTCACCTTCACCTGCAACAACGGGCAGACCGTGGCGGGCCAGAGCGTCTACGTGGTGGGCAGCCTCGCTGCGCTGGGCACCTGGGCGCCCGCGAGCGCCATCAAGCTCACGCCGTCGAGCTATCCCACGTGGACCGGCACCGTCACCTTGCCGGCGAGCACGGGCCTTGAGTGGAAGTGCCTCAAGCGCAACGAGACCGATGCAACCCAGGGCGTTCAGTGGCAGGGGGGTGGCAACAACGCGCTCACCACCCCGGCCTCGGGAACGGCCTCCGCCTCGGCCAGCTTCTAGGCCACCGGTCCCGGAATGGGCTCCTGACGAATGCGGCTCAAGGCTGCGT
Protein-coding sequences here:
- a CDS encoding carbohydrate-binding module family 20 domain-containing protein → MLAQSIRRGGGLLALAGSLWLGMPGEAQAQTYVHLFEWRWADVAKECETFLGPKGYTAVQVSPPNEHISGGEWWARYQPVSYKLDSRGGTRAQFIDMVQRCNAAGVAIYADLVINHTAAGSGGTGSGGSTWSNRRHPMFSPQDYHSPICTISNYQDAWNVQNCDLVGLPDLNTGASYVQQTIANYVNDLTSIGVKGYRIDAAKHMSSGDISGIKGRFTGSPYIFQEVIDLGGEAVTASQYFGNGAVTEFKYSANIGTQFKTGQLKNLNAFGESWGFMASDRAVVFTDNHDNQRGHGAGGANVLTYKDGNLYTLANVFMLGWPYGYPQVMSSYAFTNTDAGPPGGSVHNGSNVDCFGSAWQCEHRWRPIANMVTFRKTTQGAAVSRWWDNGNNQVAFARTGKGFVVINREGGTLSRSFATGLPAGTYCNIITGDFANGTCSGSTLTVDAAGNASFSVPGMTAAAIHINAKGSSGGGGGGYTKNYPQVYFRGTPNNWGVTAMTLVANNTWRTTATFGSTTTERFKFDIYGDWTVNFGDTQRDGIAESGGGDIPIPQAGTYTLTFNDSTLAYTAQRDSGGGGGGTVAVTFTCNNGQTVAGQSVYVVGSLAALGTWAPASAIKLTPSSYPTWTGTVTLPASTGLEWKCLKRNETDATQGVQWQGGGNNALTTPASGTASASASF
- a CDS encoding serine hydrolase domain-containing protein, which produces MHTRIRPLLTVLLSLALAGSAAAEQPALVTRLDRVIDQALADQRIVGTVVLVAQDGKVIYHRAAGYADREAKRPMREDTLFRLASMTKPIVSAAALSLVDQGQLTLDAPITRWLPTFRPKLADGREPPITVRQLLTHTAGLAYGFGEAETDPYLQAHVSNGLEQPGLDLDENLRRIASVPLLFEPGTQWNYSVATDVLGAVLIRAGGAPLPTLVERLITRPLGLTDTAFTVKAPARLAAAYTDERPAPARVDGYRLVRTETMNLRVDPSRAFHPQAFPSGGAGMIGTAKDFLTFLEAVRTGTLPGLKKATLAQMTTNQVGTLRQPTDPGRGFTFGASVLVDPARAHSPQSPGTFHWGGVYGHSWFVDPERRLTVIALTNTFPEGMSGTFPTAVRDALYAPR